The nucleotide window TACAGACGTTTTGGAATATCATGCAAATACATAAATCCAAATGAATTTGCTATATCACCAAACCCTAACAGTCAGTCTTCATTTTCTGCAATGAAAACATTTCCAGCAAGCATTCTCATATTGCTCTCACCCACATGTATTTGTCCTTGTCTTTAGGGGGAGGTCCTGTACCGCGTTCGCTGGAAGAACTACTCATCTGACGATGACACCTGGGAGCCTGAGGCCCACCTGGAGGATTGCAGGGAGGTGCTGCTGGTCTACAAGAGGGCTCTGGCAGAGGCTAAGGTCAAGAAAGACCAAGATGCTAAGAAGGGCATGGTAAGTCCTATCCAGGAAGATCATAGCCACCATAAGAAAGGCTTGGTGAGTCTAATTGCTGGGATGGAATATTTTTGATTTTTCGGACTGACTTTTACACTAACTACactgacaaaaatataaacgcaacatgtaaagaaacatgtcatgtttcatgagctgaaataagatccCAAACATTTTTCAGATGCATTAAAAGATTATTTCTCTCCAATTCTGTGCACCAATTTGTTTATACAAATCCTTGTtagcgagcatttctcctttgccaagataatccatccacctgacaggtgtggcatatcaagaagctgattaaactgcatggtcattgcacaggtgcatcttgtactggggacaataaaaggccactctaaaatgtgcagttttgtcacacaacacaatgtcacagatgtctcaagttttgagggagcacgcaattggcatgctgactgtaggaatgtccaccagagctgttgccagagaatttaatgttattttctctaccataagacgcctaatgtcgttttagagaatttggcagtacgtccaaccggcctcacatccgcagaccacttgtaaccacgccagcctaggacctgttggatcgtctgagaccagctgtCCAGACAGttaatgaaactgaggagtatttctgtctgtaataaagcctttttgtgtggaaaaactaagtctgattggctgggcctggctccctaaccatggctatgcccctgcccagtcatgtcaaatccatatattagggcctgatgaatgtattttaattggctgtaactcagtaaaatcgttgaaattgttgcatgttgcgtttatatttttgttcagtatacatttgaGTAACTGATATCACTTTCTATGGCTGATGTGAATGTCCCCTCTTCTCTGTAGAAGCTGCCCATGAAGAGTGACGTGTTCGATGCCGACTCTGACAGCGACAGTGATAAAGACAAGCCCACAGACCTGCCTgtcaagaaaaagaaaaagaagaagcCCCAAGAAGAAGAGGCACTTCCCCcgaaggagaagaggaaaaagAAGAAAGACAAGCGCAAGGAGGACTTCAGGCCTCGTCCGGCACCAGAGTCTGATGAAGAGGAGCTTTCCCCTCCCCCGACTCCGGGCCGCAATACCAAGATGTCCGACTCCAAGAAGAGATTTGTTGAAACTGATGATGAGGAAGAAGCCCCCGTGCCCTCCAAGAAGCACAGGAAGGACAAAGCCAAGGATGGAGGGAAGCATAGGAAAAAAGATAACATGGAGGAAGGGAAGAAGAAAAAGACAAAGAAGGATCAAAGGGGTGATTTGGAGTCCACTGAAGATGAGGCCACCGCCCCCCTAGAAGAGGAGCTTAGCGAGGGGCCATCTGAGTCCCAGACGGATGATACCACACCAACTGAAAAGTCTCGCACTGATGACAAGCCCAAGAATAAGAAGGGAAAGTCAGAACTGAAATTGCAGGGCATCAAGGACTTCCTTCAGGACAGGAAAGGCAAGAAGCCGGAAACTACTTCACCCACGCTCTCCACAAGCGGCCTTGCAAAACTCAAGAGCCTCGCCTCCTTCAAGAGCCAGAGCCGGGATGAGCCCACACCAACCTCTGACTCCAGCGACACCCCAGCCCACGTCCACAAGAAGGCCAAGGGCAAGAGCCAGGAGGCCACCTCTGCGCCACCGAAaatcccctcatcctcctctggTGCAGGGGCCAGCACCAGTAAGGCCCGAGAGGAGGAGTCTAAAGAGGAAGTGTGCGGGGATAAGGAACCAGCCACCTCCACTAACCTGTTTGAGAAGTTCCTGTTGAACTGCGAGGCCAAGGACCGCGTTCCCCGCAAACAGATGGTCCACCAGCCCACCCCTGCAGAGAACACTAAACCACCGAAGGTAAACCAAGCAGCTTTGCACTACTTGTAGTGAGGTTAGTAAATCAATGCTGGTGGTATAGCCAGCGGAATCACTGTTAGGCTTTCAGCACATCTTAAGCTGCCTCAAGTcaaatcttaaatatatttatgtAAAAATTTCAGCTCATAGGGAAAGTTGAAAAAAGGACCAAGCCGACAAAGGAGTCACCTGCTCGGAAGCCAGAGCCAGACAAGACCAAACATAAAGACGGTAAGAAGAGTTACAAGGTTCCATTGTTAAGTTTACACTATCGGGCAGGGGTGTGAAACGCATTctatggagggcctagtgtctgctggtttaagttttttcctttcaattaagacctagacaaccaggtaaggagttccttactaattagtgaccttaattcatcaatcaagtacaagggagaagCAAAAACCCGCAGagactcggccctccgtggaatgagtttgacacgtgctatAGGGCTTTCATTGAATAACCGATAAATGTAGTGGACGCAGCCACTACATAGTGACTCAACCAAGACGTTTTAACTGACATGATGCCTGTTGCGTATTCCaactttttatttgtttattttcactTAACTAACATTATTTGTTCCTCTCTAATAGCATTTCGGCCCAGTCAGAGCCCCGCTACTGTGGAGACTAGTGACCAGGCGGAGGCAGAGGAGGAACCCGCCCAGAAGTCAAAGTTTGGCGGAGAGGAACGGAGGGAGGAGGCTCAACGCTTGGAGAGGAGGACCCAAGACGAtgacagaaggaggaggaggagggaagacagCGAGCCACGCCTCTTCATTGCCTGCGACGACAATCAAGATGCCTTGGAGAGCGCTGACAAGTCTGGTACGCCACAGAACCATCTCACATGGAAAagtcaacacacatacacacactcagtgTAGACATGCATCCATTACAAAAataccatattgcttacacctatcctaTTGCTGTTACGTATTACCACCATACCGGCGGTCACGAATCATGACTGCAGGcaaattccacgtgactgtttagtcacagtaactaggcttctcaaagctgctctgatgctgctgatggtcgtTAATAGCCCACCAAACTTTCTAACTACCAGTCGCTAATGGCCAGGTACTCaacgctctattgtccctctaatcactatGACATCAATGtaattgaaaatctaatcaaacacttcgaGAGCCCATGAACTCATGTTGcggcaacatttctataggctatgcaattgtgtgagaaaacagaaTTTTGATGGCGGCCTCTAttaaaaaagaggaggatcccatcagctttctttaagataggcctactatatttatttatcaactttcctaatattaagcacattactTTGCTTTACAACAGGATAATTTCACAcatattcaaaagtttggggtcacttagaaatgtccttgtttttgaaagaaaagcactttttttgtccattaaaatatcacattcatcagaaatacagtgtagacatggttaataactattgtagttggaaacagctgattgaatggaatatctacataggcgtacagagaacCATTATCAACAAACataactcctgtgttccaatggcacgttgtgttagctaatccaagtttatcattttaaaaggctaacagctgaaaactgttgtgctgatttaaataagcaataaaactggcctttagactagttgggtatctggggcatcagcatttgtgggttagattacaggctcaaaatggccagaaacaaagaactttcttctgaaactgtctattcttgttctgagaaatgaaggctattccatgcgagaaattgccaagaaactgaagatctcgtacaacgctgtgtactactcccttcacagaacagtgcaaactggccctaaccagaatagaaagagcagTGGGAAGCCCAGGTGCACAagtgagcaagagaacaagtacattagagtgtctggtGCCAATAAGATAGGATATACTGTTGTTCACTAAATTAAGTTCAGGATTTTGATAACTTAAAGACATTTAGTATTTTCATTTtcttctctttacagcaataaccatttgctttccaaactatgTTTTCCTGTGATTGTATTTGGAAATATTGCCATGTGTCTGGTTTGGCCTCTTTTCAGACAACTCAAAAATAATCTGCCCAAATTGCACACTGCCTTTCCTTCCGACTGAAGGCAAtactatttaaaataatccacaacttattttattttttaaagaagctaatgatccaaatcatgctttagtagcctattttgaattattttatttctgtgtagacaggagtaggctaattaggctatataatTTTGGCAATTTACTTAAGGAAAGCTTCCCCTAACCTTATGGACATGCTGCCTATGCTTGCATATTAAAACGTAACCGCATGTAACCTCCATTCGCTTTTCGAGTGCAGGCTACTGATGACGTTTTTTTGCTCACTCCCTCcgaaatcgtttggagaaaatgtcCTATTTTATttagctatgttcaattgtattcttcgtagtataaaataatgccacggaattctaagcaaatcttgtctgctaaatgagctagtgtagcc belongs to Salmo trutta chromosome 20, fSalTru1.1, whole genome shotgun sequence and includes:
- the LOC115155749 gene encoding M-phase phosphoprotein 8 isoform X5, with protein sequence MAEKPEAGDSEDEVEDVYEVERIIDMRTEEGEVLYRVRWKNYSSDDDTWEPEAHLEDCREVLLVYKRALAEAKVKKDQDAKKGMKLPMKSDVFDADSDSDSDKDKPTDLPVKKKKKKKPQEEEALPPKEKRKKKKDKRKEDFRPRPAPESDEEELSPPPTPGRNTKMSDSKKRFVETDDEEEAPVPSKKHRKDKAKDGGKHRKKDNMEEGKKKKTKKDQRGDLESTEDEATAPLEEELSEGPSESQTDDTTPTEKSRTDDKPKNKKGKSELKLQGIKDFLQDRKGKKPETTSPTLSTSGLAKLKSLASFKSQSRDEPTPTSDSSDTPAHVHKKAKGKSQEATSAPPKIPSSSSGAGASTSKAREEESKEEVCGDKEPATSTNLFEKFLLNCEAKDRVPRKQMVHQPTPAENTKPPKLIGKVEKRTKPTKESPARKPEPDKTKHKDAFRPSQSPATVETSDQAEAEEEPAQKSKFGGEERREEAQRLERRTQDDDRRRRRREDSEPRLFIACDDNQDALESADKSDKGQASLNLGMDLNLDWMTLEDFQKHLNGEDEILSAPPLSPSELRDAVKSGDYMSVKLALNSKEDYNLDQEDSSGMSLSMLAAAGGQDDILRLLIKKGVKGNGRQKNGTTALMHAAEKNFLTTVAILLEAGSYVNAQTLGGETALMKACKRGNADVVRLLLEYGADCNILSKHKNTAMHFAKVSNNLLVYDLIEDHINMLSNVAEDTIRAYFETRLALLEPVFPLACHRLCEGPDFSLEFAYKLSPHTPGEGILLFIFHANFLSEITARLCGPCSVHAVVLNDKFQLPIFLDSHFIYSFSPVPGINKLFIRLAESPTAKVKLLICAFRVQLQ